A region from the Bacteroidota bacterium genome encodes:
- a CDS encoding S8 family serine peptidase: MKKEQLLFIFLFLLCLNLPAQISPEKFWIQFTDKNNSSFSLSNPADFLSTRAIERRSRQQIPLEQNDLPLNSSYIDSILATGVSIINRSKWFNAITIASDDSLVLNTIASFSFVKKIQVVGKLKNESQKENKFLLNQLNADQLRTGFMAETANDSLNYGISFNQIQMLGGHKLHINGFTGEGKIIAVLDAGFSGVDTIAAFNNLWQNNAILGTRDFVTGDTMVFEDNSHGMYVLSVMGAWLPGFLIGTAPAAQYWLLRTEDAASEYILEEDNWVAAAEFADSAGVDIINSSLGYTTFDDSNFDHTYSDMNGSSTRITIGADIAASKGIVVVNSAGNSGSSDWKYIGAPADGFKVLAVGGVDENQVYAFFSSIGPTFDGRVKPNITAQGQGTIIAVHSSEVFPANGTSFSAPLISGLVACLWQVNPLKTAAEIFEAIEKSAHLYNNPDSLYGHGIPDFNNAALLISDTFTFNKPKDDEFRSFPNPFSNSLTLEYFSKEEQQIKIEVFDFSGKNVFSKEFKSGKNSFSRFTLDESEKWSSGLYLLIYNSPSGRKSHKIIKH, from the coding sequence ATGAAAAAAGAACAGCTTCTGTTTATTTTCCTCTTTTTACTTTGCCTGAATTTACCGGCACAGATATCTCCTGAAAAATTTTGGATTCAGTTTACGGATAAAAACAACAGTTCTTTTTCCCTGTCAAATCCAGCCGATTTTCTTTCCACAAGGGCAATTGAACGAAGAAGCAGGCAACAAATTCCATTGGAGCAAAACGATTTGCCGCTAAACTCATCCTACATAGATAGTATTTTAGCCACTGGCGTAAGTATTATAAACCGTTCAAAATGGTTTAATGCCATTACTATTGCTTCGGATGACTCCCTGGTACTTAATACAATTGCTTCTTTTTCTTTTGTAAAAAAGATTCAAGTAGTTGGTAAACTAAAAAATGAAAGCCAAAAAGAGAATAAATTTTTGCTTAATCAACTAAATGCAGATCAATTAAGAACTGGTTTTATGGCTGAGACAGCAAATGATTCCTTAAACTATGGTATTTCATTTAATCAAATTCAAATGCTTGGTGGCCATAAGCTGCATATAAATGGATTTACAGGAGAGGGAAAAATAATAGCAGTTCTGGATGCTGGTTTTTCCGGAGTTGATACCATTGCTGCTTTTAATAATTTATGGCAAAACAATGCAATTCTTGGTACAAGAGATTTCGTTACTGGGGATACCATGGTTTTTGAAGATAATTCACATGGAATGTATGTTCTTTCTGTTATGGGGGCTTGGTTACCGGGCTTTCTTATCGGAACAGCCCCAGCAGCACAATATTGGCTTTTAAGAACCGAAGATGCTGCATCAGAATATATCCTTGAAGAAGACAACTGGGTGGCGGCTGCTGAATTTGCTGATAGTGCCGGTGTTGATATAATTAATTCCTCCCTGGGTTATACAACTTTTGATGATTCTAATTTTGACCATACTTATTCAGATATGAATGGGAGTTCTACCAGGATTACCATTGGTGCTGATATTGCCGCTTCAAAAGGAATAGTTGTTGTTAACAGTGCTGGAAATTCAGGTTCTTCTGATTGGAAATACATTGGTGCTCCAGCCGATGGCTTTAAAGTATTGGCTGTAGGCGGGGTTGATGAAAACCAAGTGTATGCTTTCTTTAGTTCTATAGGCCCTACTTTTGATGGAAGAGTTAAACCAAATATCACCGCCCAGGGACAGGGAACCATAATTGCAGTGCATTCAAGTGAAGTGTTTCCGGCTAATGGAACCTCTTTTTCAGCTCCACTTATATCTGGTCTTGTTGCTTGCCTTTGGCAGGTTAATCCTTTAAAAACAGCAGCTGAAATTTTTGAGGCTATTGAAAAAAGTGCCCATTTGTACAATAACCCTGATTCACTTTACGGACATGGAATTCCCGATTTTAACAATGCTGCATTGTTGATTTCTGATACTTTTACATTCAATAAACCTAAGGATGATGAATTCCGTTCCTTTCCTAATCCCTTTAGTAATTCATTGACTCTGGAATATTTTTCAAAAGAGGAACAGCAAATAAAAATTGAAGTTTTTGATTTCTCCGGTAAAAATGTTTTTAGTAAAGAGTTTAAAAGCGGGAAGAATAGTTTCAGTCGATTTACTTTAGATGAAAGTGAAAAATGGAGTTCAGGACTTTATTTATTGATTTATAATTCTCCTTCTGGACGTAAATCCCATAAAATAATTAAACATTAA
- the mnmA gene encoding tRNA 2-thiouridine(34) synthase MnmA: MSKNGKILVAMSGGIDSSIAAMMLHDEGYEVIGITMKTWDYASSGGSKKETGCCSLDSINDARILAVKKGFHHMILDIREEFGDYIIDNFVDEYLAGRTPNPCVLCNTHIKWEALLKRADKLDCEFIATGHYAQIREENGRHVISKGIDEHKDQSYVLWGLKQDCLKRTKLPIGGYHKSDIRKIAIENGYMELANKNESYEICFVPDNDYRGFLKRRVEGLEEKVNGGNFMFADGTIVGKHKGYPFYTIGQRKGLELAFGEPMFVTEIIPETNTVILGKKEALEKQTMLVKNINLQKYDRLPEDTLSLTKIRYKDPGTMSTLNMNADEMVEVIFHNKVMGIAPGQSAVFYEGNDVIGGGFINK; encoded by the coding sequence ATGAGCAAAAACGGTAAAATATTGGTTGCAATGAGTGGTGGAATTGATAGTTCTATTGCTGCTATGATGCTTCATGATGAAGGATATGAGGTGATTGGCATCACTATGAAAACATGGGATTATGCTTCCTCTGGTGGTTCGAAAAAAGAAACAGGTTGCTGCAGTTTGGATTCAATAAATGATGCAAGAATACTTGCGGTTAAAAAAGGTTTCCATCACATGATATTGGATATAAGGGAAGAATTTGGTGATTACATCATTGATAATTTTGTAGATGAATACCTGGCCGGAAGAACCCCAAATCCATGTGTGCTTTGTAACACCCACATAAAATGGGAGGCCTTGCTTAAAAGAGCCGATAAATTGGATTGTGAATTCATAGCCACTGGTCATTATGCACAAATTAGGGAAGAAAATGGCAGGCATGTAATTTCTAAAGGAATTGATGAACACAAGGATCAATCCTATGTTTTATGGGGACTTAAACAGGATTGCCTAAAAAGAACAAAGCTTCCCATTGGTGGTTATCACAAAAGTGATATCAGGAAAATAGCCATTGAAAACGGTTACATGGAATTGGCAAATAAAAATGAAAGTTACGAGATATGTTTTGTTCCAGATAATGATTATAGGGGTTTTCTCAAAAGAAGAGTAGAGGGTCTTGAAGAAAAAGTAAACGGAGGAAACTTTATGTTTGCTGACGGTACTATTGTTGGTAAGCACAAGGGTTATCCCTTTTATACAATTGGCCAGCGAAAAGGACTCGAGCTTGCTTTTGGTGAACCAATGTTTGTGACCGAAATTATTCCTGAAACAAATACCGTTATCTTAGGGAAAAAAGAAGCGCTTGAAAAGCAAACAATGCTGGTGAAAAACATTAATTTACAGAAGTATGACAGACTACCGGAAGATACACTTTCATTGACCAAAATCAGGTATAAAGATCCTGGGACAATGAGTACTTTAAATATGAATGCAGATGAAATGGTTGAAGTGATTTTCCATAATAAGGTAATGGGTATTGCACCTGGTCAATCTGCTGTTTTTTATGAAGGAAATGATGTTATTGGAGGCGGTTTTATAAATAAATAA
- a CDS encoding toxin-antitoxin system YwqK family antitoxin — MKLVYFFIIFSIYALQPSMAQNPSKSINVTDSKGLKQGPWKKDYKDGKTRYEGNFVDDKPSGTFRYYYPLSGKLSTLAEYSNNGKQMKAIMYHENGLMKATGLYIDEKKDGAWKYFNEEELIVSEEFYLKDKNSGIWKTFYPSGQTASEQAWMDDKENGLWKEYFSNGKTKVEGKYINGLIEGTVSYYNSEGKLSIRGNYINGKREGTWTFYNDNGKIESTKKFVNDRLIEPEEDKKQ, encoded by the coding sequence ATGAAATTAGTTTATTTTTTTATAATCTTCTCAATATATGCCCTTCAGCCTTCAATGGCTCAAAATCCTTCCAAAAGCATAAATGTAACCGATAGTAAAGGCCTTAAGCAAGGGCCATGGAAAAAAGATTACAAGGATGGAAAAACGCGTTATGAAGGTAATTTTGTTGATGATAAACCGAGTGGAACCTTTCGTTATTATTATCCGCTTTCGGGCAAATTAAGTACACTTGCCGAATATTCAAACAATGGAAAGCAAATGAAGGCCATTATGTATCATGAAAATGGCTTAATGAAAGCCACTGGATTGTATATTGATGAGAAAAAAGATGGCGCCTGGAAGTACTTCAATGAGGAAGAATTAATTGTTTCAGAGGAATTTTATCTGAAAGACAAAAACAGCGGTATATGGAAAACCTTTTATCCCTCAGGACAAACAGCTTCTGAGCAAGCATGGATGGATGACAAGGAAAACGGGTTATGGAAAGAATATTTTTCCAATGGAAAAACAAAAGTTGAGGGCAAGTATATTAATGGTTTAATTGAAGGTACTGTTAGTTATTACAACTCGGAGGGTAAATTAAGCATTAGAGGAAATTACATAAATGGAAAAAGAGAAGGAACATGGACTTTTTATAATGACAATGGCAAAATTGAATCAACTAAAAAGTTTGTTAATGACCGGTTAATTGAGCCTGAAGAAGACAAAAAACAATAA
- a CDS encoding HAD family hydrolase translates to MHSTYDKSWTLFLDRDGVINVKRENDYVKNWEEFHFIPGVLQALPKLSAIFGKIILVTNQQGIGKGVYSEKNLELIHEKMITNVTEAGGRIDKIYYCPALAKENPVCRKPNTGMAYQAKVDFPQIDFHKSVMVGDSVSDMQFGEKLGMDLVFVAQNPFSLPSDLKVCITVESLVDWVDSL, encoded by the coding sequence ATGCATTCCACCTACGATAAATCTTGGACATTATTCCTGGACAGAGATGGGGTAATAAATGTAAAACGAGAAAATGATTATGTGAAAAACTGGGAAGAATTTCATTTTATTCCGGGAGTATTACAAGCGCTTCCAAAACTTTCAGCTATCTTCGGAAAAATAATCCTTGTTACCAATCAGCAAGGCATTGGTAAGGGTGTTTATTCTGAAAAAAACCTTGAGCTTATTCATGAGAAAATGATAACAAATGTTACAGAAGCTGGAGGGAGAATTGATAAGATATATTACTGCCCGGCTCTTGCCAAGGAAAATCCTGTTTGCAGGAAACCAAACACGGGAATGGCATATCAGGCAAAAGTAGATTTTCCACAAATTGATTTTCATAAATCAGTTATGGTTGGGGATTCAGTTTCTGATATGCAATTTGGTGAAAAACTAGGAATGGATTTGGTTTTTGTTGCTCAAAATCCATTCTCTTTACCTTCCGATTTAAAAGTGTGTATTACCGTTGAAAGCCTTGTAGACTGGGTAGATTCATTATAA
- a CDS encoding ATP-binding protein has translation MNLPLDIEIFADTLMMESILQNLISNAIKFTPDGGYVSIKVKVKEDEEGLIEIRVKDSGIGMTEEIRKSIFDERKTITTQGTRKEEGSGVGVKLVKEFVRKQGGSLWVESETRRRKLLRFFCTSGKRKDKFPKDKIFRFLIKDGLISMLSGRSCMNTSRSRLRSILAIIPLLNSILPLIYRTI, from the coding sequence ATGAACCTCCCCTTGGATATAGAAATTTTTGCTGACACTTTGATGATGGAGTCCATCTTGCAAAATCTTATATCCAATGCCATTAAGTTTACCCCTGATGGTGGTTACGTTTCAATAAAAGTAAAGGTTAAAGAAGATGAAGAAGGTTTAATAGAAATAAGGGTTAAGGACTCAGGGATTGGAATGACTGAGGAAATCAGAAAAAGCATTTTTGATGAGCGCAAAACAATAACAACTCAAGGCACCAGAAAGGAAGAAGGCTCTGGGGTTGGGGTTAAACTTGTAAAAGAATTTGTAAGAAAGCAGGGAGGCTCTCTTTGGGTAGAAAGTGAAACCAGGAGAAGGAAGTTGCTTCGCTTTTTCTGTACCTCAGGCAAAAGGAAAGATAAGTTCCCAAAGGACAAAATTTTCAGGTTTTTAATAAAGGATGGGCTCATTAGCATGTTATCTGGCAGGAGCTGTATGAATACCTCGAGGAGCAGATTACGGTCGATTTTGGCAATAATACCCCTACTCAATTCCATTTTGCCTTTAATTTACCGAACTATTTGA
- a CDS encoding toxin codes for MSIEAKVKSFLKDFKEKKFWDVLFRDDRGKNAQALIDLELRPLERKAMLEGLETKDYSEGPLKEILYGGAAMWVFGKTIRKKEVYIKITMGAMGSSVICISFHLAQYKMQYPLK; via the coding sequence ATGAGCATTGAAGCAAAAGTAAAGTCATTTTTAAAAGACTTTAAGGAAAAGAAGTTTTGGGATGTGCTCTTTAGAGACGACAGGGGCAAAAATGCACAGGCGCTGATCGATTTGGAACTTCGCCCTTTGGAGCGAAAAGCAATGCTGGAGGGCCTTGAAACAAAAGACTACAGCGAAGGGCCTCTAAAAGAAATACTGTATGGAGGTGCCGCTATGTGGGTATTTGGCAAAACAATACGAAAAAAGGAAGTTTACATTAAAATTACAATGGGTGCAATGGGAAGTAGCGTAATCTGTATTTCCTTTCACCTTGCTCAATACAAAATGCAGTATCCTTTAAAATGA
- a CDS encoding aminopeptidase P family protein, with amino-acid sequence MRSNSYLFLLICLVCLAFQASATEPDSSEVKYHQYENDLLSKEFHKGRRAALRELLPENSVAVFFSNPIRNRSNDVDFKYHQDPDFYYLTGLKEPHSMLVIFKEKQLIDSVKTDEIIFIQERNSKLEMWNGRRMGRVGVEKLLGFEVIKINNEFADFEFDFSMFNRILHKPFPVDIRDDNRDKGDLFSLIMHFKSKIEKAAFIDDKMLKEFTAKLREVKLAQEIVFLRKAINATVSAHIELMKALEPGMTEYQSEAIIEYFFKTAGAEHPGFPSILGGGENACVLHYTSNRRTLDSNDLLVIDVGAEYHGYTADVTRTLPVNGKYSVEQKIIYNIVLEAQSAGITACRAGNKFWDPHNEATKVIQKRLKEIGIIKNSMESGLYFMHGTSHYLGLDVHDPGLYGNLTPGNVITVEPGIYIPYGSPCDPKWWNIGVRIEDDILITSGQPENLSGKAPRTIEEIERLMKEQSLFKILR; translated from the coding sequence ATGCGTAGCAACTCCTATTTATTCCTGTTGATTTGTTTGGTGTGCCTGGCCTTCCAGGCAAGTGCCACTGAGCCTGATAGCTCTGAAGTTAAATACCATCAGTATGAAAATGATTTGTTAAGCAAGGAGTTTCATAAAGGAAGAAGAGCTGCCTTACGGGAATTGTTACCTGAGAATTCCGTTGCTGTATTTTTTTCAAATCCCATTAGAAACAGGTCTAACGATGTAGATTTTAAATACCACCAGGATCCTGATTTTTATTATTTAACCGGACTGAAGGAACCTCATTCCATGCTTGTGATCTTTAAAGAAAAGCAGTTAATTGATTCTGTTAAAACGGATGAAATAATTTTTATTCAGGAACGCAATTCCAAATTAGAAATGTGGAATGGAAGAAGAATGGGAAGAGTGGGGGTAGAGAAATTATTGGGATTTGAAGTAATAAAGATCAACAATGAATTTGCGGATTTTGAATTCGATTTTTCCATGTTTAATAGAATTTTGCACAAACCTTTTCCTGTTGATATCAGAGATGACAATAGGGACAAAGGTGATTTGTTCAGTTTAATAATGCATTTTAAGAGTAAGATTGAAAAGGCGGCTTTTATTGATGATAAAATGCTTAAGGAATTTACAGCCAAACTTCGTGAGGTTAAGCTTGCCCAAGAGATCGTGTTTCTTCGAAAGGCAATAAATGCAACGGTAAGTGCGCATATTGAATTAATGAAAGCCCTGGAGCCAGGAATGACTGAATATCAGTCGGAGGCTATTATTGAATATTTTTTTAAAACAGCCGGAGCCGAGCATCCTGGCTTCCCCTCCATTTTAGGCGGTGGGGAAAATGCCTGCGTTTTACATTATACATCGAACCGAAGAACCTTAGACAGCAATGATTTATTGGTAATTGATGTAGGGGCTGAATACCATGGTTATACTGCAGACGTTACCCGGACTTTGCCTGTTAACGGGAAATATTCCGTAGAGCAAAAGATTATTTATAACATTGTTCTTGAGGCCCAATCTGCTGGAATTACTGCTTGCAGGGCAGGTAACAAGTTTTGGGATCCGCACAATGAGGCAACAAAAGTAATTCAAAAAAGATTGAAGGAAATAGGGATTATTAAAAATTCAATGGAATCTGGCCTTTATTTTATGCATGGCACTTCTCATTATTTAGGCCTTGATGTGCATGACCCAGGTTTATACGGAAATTTAACCCCTGGAAATGTTATTACTGTTGAACCTGGAATTTACATTCCCTACGGATCACCATGTGATCCTAAATGGTGGAACATCGGTGTTCGAATTGAGGATGATATTTTAATTACATCAGGACAGCCTGAAAATTTATCGGGAAAAGCCCCAAGAACTATAGAAGAAATTGAAAGACTTATGAAAGAGCAAAGTCTTTTTAAAATTTTAAGATAA
- a CDS encoding PAS domain-containing sensor histidine kinase: protein MMDSNKGDNNGNNNEMWSQVVFEKSPLPMLIIELEDLRFLAANPAAEKLFGYTNEELLKLHFNDIVPTEDYDKVEQAIRKVKPDNDIGYTLRNINRNHEIIDVYIVATLIKFNNITAILKIATDVTEMNKAQAVIESQKYHFDVLFNASPFAIALCDPDDRVIKVNAGFEKLFLFKEEEIRGKKLDIIVPGERLEEYRRIYQKLQQRKKIQMETVRQTKDKKPIDVLLVKYPLLISNEILLGYYGMYINISGQKTAERKLYENEQITSKIIDTALDAVIQMNDKGKVTGWNKQAEHIFGYSQKEALGAFMSNLIVPPVYRESHRKGLKHFLKTGEQKLLNKRIEITAMHKNGTEFPVELAISPILISGKYSFSAFLRDISEQKLWQQQLMDNNYELKKINAELDRFVYSISHDLRAPLTNIMGLFNIMEDVKEQAQQKILINKGSNAVKRLDDFIKTILEYSRNSRLEIKPSLINFEELIAESWENYSYMKGAEKISLDVKSNQIIPFISDRGRISIILNNLISNAIIYSDPAEKKPCITVEIEVDKDFAHIVFRDNGIGIEKKYQKKVFEMFFRASQESTGSGLGLYIVKEVVKKLGGNIKMKSELQKGTAIIIDLPNQKLC from the coding sequence ATGATGGATAGCAATAAGGGAGATAATAACGGAAATAATAACGAAATGTGGTCGCAGGTTGTATTTGAAAAAAGCCCCTTACCCATGCTTATTATTGAATTAGAGGATTTAAGGTTTCTGGCAGCCAACCCTGCGGCAGAAAAACTATTTGGCTATACTAATGAAGAACTGTTAAAACTACATTTTAATGACATTGTTCCCACTGAAGACTATGATAAAGTTGAACAAGCAATAAGGAAAGTAAAACCAGACAATGACATAGGATACACCTTAAGGAATATAAACAGGAACCACGAAATAATTGACGTTTATATAGTAGCCACGCTTATAAAGTTTAACAATATTACCGCCATACTTAAAATTGCTACGGATGTTACAGAAATGAATAAAGCCCAGGCGGTAATAGAAAGTCAGAAATATCACTTTGATGTGCTTTTTAACGCCTCCCCATTTGCCATTGCCCTATGTGATCCGGATGACAGGGTTATTAAAGTCAACGCGGGTTTTGAAAAACTGTTCCTTTTTAAAGAAGAAGAAATAAGGGGAAAGAAACTGGATATAATTGTTCCGGGAGAAAGGCTGGAAGAATATAGGAGAATTTATCAAAAGCTGCAACAAAGGAAAAAAATTCAGATGGAAACGGTACGGCAAACAAAGGATAAAAAGCCCATTGATGTGCTTTTAGTAAAGTATCCGCTGCTTATTTCCAATGAGATTTTGCTTGGTTACTATGGCATGTATATTAATATTTCAGGCCAAAAGACAGCGGAAAGGAAACTATATGAAAATGAACAAATAACAAGTAAAATCATTGATACAGCCCTTGACGCTGTTATACAAATGAATGATAAAGGAAAGGTAACTGGCTGGAACAAGCAGGCTGAGCACATTTTCGGGTATAGCCAAAAAGAAGCCTTAGGCGCCTTCATGAGCAATTTAATAGTTCCGCCTGTTTACAGGGAATCTCACAGGAAAGGATTAAAACATTTCCTTAAAACCGGTGAACAAAAGCTTTTAAATAAACGGATTGAAATTACGGCAATGCACAAAAACGGAACCGAATTTCCTGTAGAATTGGCCATTTCGCCTATCCTCATATCGGGCAAATACAGTTTCAGCGCCTTTTTAAGGGATATTTCAGAACAAAAGCTATGGCAGCAGCAATTAATGGATAACAACTACGAACTGAAAAAAATAAACGCAGAACTTGACCGCTTTGTTTACAGCATATCCCATGATTTAAGGGCGCCCCTTACTAATATTATGGGTCTTTTTAATATAATGGAAGATGTAAAGGAGCAGGCACAACAAAAGATATTGATAAACAAGGGCAGTAACGCAGTTAAAAGACTGGACGATTTCATTAAAACCATTCTTGAATACTCAAGAAACTCAAGGCTTGAAATAAAACCCTCGCTCATTAATTTCGAGGAGCTTATAGCGGAATCATGGGAAAATTATTCCTATATGAAGGGCGCAGAAAAAATCAGCCTGGATGTAAAATCAAATCAAATAATCCCTTTTATTTCTGATAGGGGGCGCATATCCATCATACTGAACAACCTTATTTCAAATGCCATAATATACTCCGATCCTGCCGAAAAAAAACCATGCATTACTGTTGAAATTGAAGTTGATAAGGATTTCGCTCACATTGTTTTTAGAGATAACGGCATTGGTATTGAAAAAAAGTACCAGAAAAAAGTATTTGAAATGTTTTTCAGAGCCTCACAGGAAAGCACAGGTTCAGGCCTGGGCTTGTATATAGTTAAAGAGGTTGTAAAGAAATTGGGCGGAAACATAAAAATGAAATCCGAACTGCAAAAAGGAACTGCCATTATAATTGATTTGCCCAATCAAAAGCTCTGTTAG
- a CDS encoding fumarylacetoacetate hydrolase family protein: MKIICIGRNYAEHAKELSNAVPKEPVVFLKPDTALLKNRQSFYYPEFSREIHHELELVIKISSPGKNIEEKFAHKYYSEISLGIDFTARDLQQECKEKGLPWEKAKAFDSSAPIGAFVSKDSFNDLKDLNFHLNINGNTVQKGNSKDMIFTIDSIISYVSKFFTLKRGDLIYTGTPAGVGPVKQNDLLECFLEGNKLLSFKVK; the protein is encoded by the coding sequence ATGAAAATTATCTGTATTGGCCGAAATTATGCTGAACATGCAAAGGAACTTAGCAATGCTGTACCAAAAGAGCCTGTTGTTTTTTTAAAACCAGATACTGCATTACTAAAAAACAGGCAGAGCTTTTATTATCCTGAATTCTCCAGGGAAATTCACCATGAATTGGAATTAGTTATAAAAATAAGCTCCCCAGGTAAAAATATAGAAGAGAAATTTGCACACAAATACTACTCAGAAATAAGCCTGGGAATAGATTTCACTGCCCGTGACCTGCAACAAGAATGCAAAGAAAAAGGATTACCATGGGAAAAAGCGAAAGCTTTTGACAGTTCTGCTCCCATAGGGGCTTTTGTCTCTAAGGATTCTTTTAATGATTTAAAGGATCTTAATTTCCATCTTAATATAAATGGCAATACCGTGCAAAAGGGAAATTCAAAGGATATGATTTTTACAATTGATTCAATTATTTCTTATGTTTCTAAATTTTTCACTTTAAAAAGAGGAGATCTTATTTATACCGGCACACCAGCTGGTGTAGGCCCAGTTAAACAGAATGATCTTTTAGAATGTTTTCTTGAGGGAAATAAATTATTGTCATTTAAAGTTAAATGA
- a CDS encoding KaiC 1 yields MTKTTKKKITTNRNKLPKCPTGIKGFDEVTEGGLPKNRTTLITGNAGAGKTLFGIDFLIKGATDFNEPGVLMSFEETEDELYKDVASLNLDLQELVSRKKILLEHVILERKDIQ; encoded by the coding sequence ATGACAAAAACAACCAAGAAAAAAATCACCACGAATCGTAATAAATTACCCAAATGCCCCACCGGCATCAAAGGTTTTGACGAAGTTACCGAAGGCGGGCTCCCGAAAAACAGAACCACTTTAATTACCGGAAATGCCGGCGCTGGCAAAACTCTTTTTGGGATTGATTTTCTAATCAAGGGTGCCACCGATTTCAACGAGCCGGGCGTTCTCATGTCATTTGAAGAAACAGAAGATGAACTTTATAAAGACGTGGCTTCGCTCAATTTGGATTTGCAAGAACTTGTTTCGCGGAAAAAGATTCTTCTCGAACATGTTATTTTAGAGCGCAAAGACATACAGG
- a CDS encoding 50S ribosomal protein L28, with protein sequence MSKICELTGKKAIVGNNVSHSHRKTRRKFKANLVVKKFFIPEEDRWITLKVSTSALRTINKNGILSVLKKAKEKGFLTK encoded by the coding sequence ATGTCTAAGATTTGTGAACTAACAGGAAAAAAAGCCATAGTAGGAAATAATGTTTCTCATTCTCATAGAAAGACCAGGAGAAAATTTAAAGCTAATTTGGTAGTGAAAAAGTTTTTTATTCCTGAAGAAGATAGATGGATTACATTAAAAGTATCAACATCTGCTTTAAGGACCATTAATAAAAATGGTATTCTTTCTGTATTGAAAAAAGCTAAGGAAAAAGGCTTTTTAACCAAGTAA